The Hevea brasiliensis isolate MT/VB/25A 57/8 chromosome 1, ASM3005281v1, whole genome shotgun sequence genome has a window encoding:
- the LOC131183151 gene encoding uncharacterized protein LOC131183151 gives MFQGIVISDWQGIDRITSPPHANYSYSVEAGVSAGIDMVMVPYNFTEFIDDLTYQVKNKIIPMSRINEAVQRILRVKFTMGLFENPLADLSLTSQLGSQEHRELAREAVRKSLVLLKNGESADEPLLPLPKKAPKILVAGSHADNLGYQCGGWTITWQGLGGNDLTSGTTIVNAIKNTVDPATQVVFNQNPDVNFVKSNKFSYAIVVVGETPYAETFGDSLNLTIPEPGPSTITNVCTSVKCVVVIISGRPVVIQPYLANIDALVAAWLPGTEGQGVADVLFGDYEFTGKLARTWFKTVDQLPMNVGDQHYDPLFPFGFGLTTKRTKN, from the exons ATGTTTCAGGGCATTGTAATATCAGATTGGCAGGGGATTGACAGGATTACCTCTCCTCCTCATGCCAATTATTCATATTCTGTTGAAGCTGGAGTCAGTGCGGGAATTGACATG GTCATGGTTCCTTACAATTTCACAGAATTCATAGATGACCTAACCTATCAGGTGAAGAACAAAATTATCCCCATGAGCAGGATTAATGAAGCGGTACAAAGAATCTTAAGGGTTAAATTTACCATGGGTCTTTTTGAGAACCCACTTGCTGATCTCAGTTTGACCAGCCAACTTGGTAGTCAG GAACATAGAGAATTAGCAAGAGAAGCTGTAAGGAAATCACTTGTGCTACTGAAGAATGGTGAATCCGCTGATGAACCGTTGCTGCCTCTTCCCAAAAAAGCACCAAAGATACTAGTTGCTGGAAGCCATGCAGACAACTTGGGCTATCAATGTGGAGGCTGGACAATTACATGGCAGGGTCTTGGTGGCAATGACCTCACATCTG GCACAACAATTGTCAATGCAATAAAAAACACAGTTGATCCTGCAACCCAAGTTGTATTCAATCAGAACCCAGATGTAAACTTCGTCAAGTCCAATAAATTCTCCTATGCCATTGTTGTAGTTGGTGAGACCCCATATGCAGAAACATTTGGTGACAGCCTAAATCTGACAATACCTGAACCTGGCCCAAGTACCATCACCAATGTGTGTACATCCGTCAAATGCGTTGTAGTTATCATATCTGGCCGCCCTGTTGTGATCCAGCCCTATCTTGCAAATATAGATGCTCTCGTAGCTGCTTGGCTTCCCGGAACTGAAGGCCAAGGTGTTGCTGATGTTCTTTTCGGTGACTATGAATTCACAGGCAAGCTTGCACGCACCTGGTTCAAGACAGTAGACCAGCTTCCAATGAATGTTGGCGATCAACACTACGACCCTCTGTTTCCCTTTGGGTTTGGTCTAACAACTAAGCGTACCAAGAACTAG